From a region of the Crocosphaera sp. UHCC 0190 genome:
- the lptC gene encoding LPS export ABC transporter periplasmic protein LptC — MNQYNTFKQQHSLYHWLLKGGMLVLLLSLIACQSGKQAQKKPDSQAEQTRNETSLMLNDATLEQSNEEGKLLWKIQVDEAKYSPDRKKANLTAVKGNIFQDGKIVLQIKADQGEIYRDGTEIFLKKNILAVDPRNKAVIRSQEVEWRPKDSLLIVRKDLQGSHPQLEVSAKEGNYNTREQKLELTGQIVGTSEKKSLQLKTEHLIWEIPKQTIIGDRLLKLARFHNKIITDNLIANKATVHLDKKEVVIKENIEFKSVKPPVQVASNEIIWNYKTRQVRSDKPVKLIHYQDNVTITGNQAEVEFAQNIAHLKGGVQGMSQSNEAKLYSNDLTWNMASQTIEAVGNVIYEQQNPQFNLTGEKAVGTLNNKNIIVTNSNRQERVVTEIFPDQNK, encoded by the coding sequence ATGAACCAATACAATACATTCAAACAACAGCATTCCCTGTACCATTGGCTACTAAAAGGGGGAATGCTGGTACTGTTGTTAAGTTTGATAGCCTGTCAATCCGGTAAACAAGCTCAAAAAAAACCAGACAGTCAGGCCGAGCAAACCAGAAACGAAACCAGTTTAATGCTCAATGATGCCACCTTAGAACAATCCAATGAGGAAGGAAAACTCCTCTGGAAAATTCAGGTGGATGAGGCAAAATACAGTCCTGATCGCAAAAAAGCCAATTTAACCGCAGTCAAAGGCAATATTTTCCAAGACGGGAAGATTGTTTTGCAAATTAAGGCTGATCAGGGAGAAATTTACCGTGATGGCACAGAAATTTTCCTCAAGAAGAATATTCTCGCAGTTGATCCCCGTAATAAAGCGGTAATTCGCAGTCAAGAAGTAGAATGGCGGCCAAAAGACTCTTTATTGATCGTCAGGAAAGACTTACAGGGTTCTCATCCACAACTCGAAGTTTCTGCTAAAGAAGGGAACTATAATACTCGTGAGCAAAAATTAGAATTAACGGGGCAAATTGTCGGGACTTCTGAAAAGAAAAGCTTACAGTTGAAAACAGAACATTTAATCTGGGAAATTCCGAAACAAACCATTATCGGCGATCGCTTGTTAAAATTGGCAAGGTTTCACAATAAAATTATTACCGATAATTTAATTGCTAACAAAGCTACCGTACACTTGGATAAGAAAGAGGTTGTCATCAAAGAAAATATTGAATTTAAGTCAGTTAAACCTCCGGTACAAGTGGCCAGCAATGAAATTATTTGGAACTATAAAACTCGTCAAGTTCGGTCAGACAAACCCGTTAAACTGATTCATTATCAAGATAATGTTACGATTACAGGCAATCAAGCAGAGGTTGAATTTGCTCAAAATATTGCCCATCTCAAAGGTGGGGTGCAAGGGATGAGTCAAAGCAATGAAGCAAAATTATACTCTAATGATTTAACCTGGAACATGGCATCTCAAACCATTGAAGCGGTTGGTAATGTGATTTATGAACAACAAAATCCGCAATTTAATCTGACGGGAGAAAAAGCCGTCGGTACATTGAATAATAAGAACATTATCGTCACTAATAGTAATCGTCAAGAGCGTGTTGTTACAGAAATTTTCCCAGATCAAAATAAATGA
- the nblR gene encoding response regulator transcription factor NblR yields MSFNPCILLVQLDEPLSQRVSLDLREGGYTPMAIADVSQSLEGIKNYQPAMVVINRQGTGQAGLELCRQLRQMGNSVIVIMLVEQETVEERVTCLESGADDFLLKTDHTQTLLKLVRFYLTPPKVIKEQLQFEDVILDLTTRQLFVNQKVIDLTMKEFELLKYFMSHPQEVLARDKILENVWGEEFQGESNVIEVYIRYLRLKIESEGHKRLIHTVRGVGYVLREG; encoded by the coding sequence ATGAGCTTCAATCCTTGTATTCTTCTTGTGCAATTAGATGAACCTTTGAGTCAACGAGTCTCTCTTGATTTAAGGGAAGGGGGTTATACTCCCATGGCGATCGCAGATGTGTCTCAGTCCTTAGAAGGGATTAAGAATTATCAACCTGCGATGGTGGTGATTAATCGTCAGGGGACGGGACAAGCGGGTTTAGAGTTGTGTCGTCAGTTGAGACAGATGGGAAACTCGGTGATTGTGATTATGTTGGTTGAGCAAGAAACCGTTGAAGAAAGGGTGACTTGTTTGGAGTCTGGGGCCGATGATTTTTTATTAAAAACGGATCATACCCAAACTCTATTAAAATTAGTTCGCTTTTATTTGACTCCCCCAAAAGTGATTAAAGAACAATTGCAATTTGAGGATGTGATTCTTGATTTGACAACTCGGCAACTTTTTGTTAATCAGAAAGTTATTGATTTAACCATGAAAGAATTTGAACTTTTGAAGTATTTTATGTCTCATCCTCAAGAAGTTTTGGCCAGAGATAAAATTTTAGAAAATGTTTGGGGAGAAGAGTTTCAGGGAGAGTCTAATGTAATTGAGGTTTATATTCGTTATTTGCGTTTAAAAATAGAAAGTGAAGGTCATAAACGTCTTATTCATACGGTTCGAGGGGTGGGTTATGTTTTACGGGAGGGGTGA
- a CDS encoding exopolysaccharide biosynthesis protein, which yields MAKLSAELEKYFWAEERSSDVKLGDILELTGERIFGFLLVILSLPSALPVPAPGYSIPFGVLILLLAVQMIAGAKIPWLPEKMKKGSMKLETVQKFIKAGNPWLKRIEAITRPRMTYICTSVPGRVIIGVAICLMAISMMIPIPGTNTLPAMGIFITAFGLQEDDGFISLAGLVICLIASILSTSIIMAVIWGGSSLLDMIKDSLGR from the coding sequence ATGGCTAAATTATCAGCAGAATTAGAAAAATATTTTTGGGCAGAAGAACGGTCTTCTGATGTCAAGTTAGGGGATATTCTCGAATTAACGGGAGAACGAATTTTTGGCTTTTTATTAGTCATTCTCTCTTTACCGTCAGCCTTACCTGTTCCTGCTCCTGGTTATTCCATTCCTTTTGGCGTTTTAATTTTGTTATTGGCGGTTCAAATGATTGCGGGGGCGAAAATTCCTTGGCTGCCTGAAAAGATGAAAAAAGGGTCAATGAAACTGGAAACTGTGCAGAAGTTTATCAAAGCAGGTAATCCTTGGTTAAAACGCATTGAAGCAATCACTCGCCCCAGAATGACTTATATTTGTACCAGTGTTCCTGGTCGCGTTATCATCGGGGTTGCTATTTGTTTAATGGCTATTTCTATGATGATTCCTATTCCTGGAACCAATACTTTACCCGCTATGGGAATTTTTATAACTGCTTTTGGACTTCAAGAAGATGATGGCTTTATTAGTCTTGCTGGCTTAGTTATTTGTCTAATAGCAAGTATTCTTTCTACTTCTATTATTATGGCAGTAATTTGGGGAGGAAGCAGTCTTTTAGACATGATTAAAGATTCTTTAGGTCGTTAA
- a CDS encoding YqaA family protein: MLRKTYNWVIGWSETPYGIWALFALAFAESSCFPFPPDVLLIALSVGQPIAAFQFALVCSLGSVLGGLAGYAIGYFAFATIGQTILNLYDPHQAVFEQIKGLYNTWGFWGVLIAAITPIPYKVFTIASGVFKFNLFQFILASILGRSFRFFLVGGLIFWGGESLKDWIEKYFDWLAWGFLAVLVLGFVVLKVIGHG, translated from the coding sequence ATGTTAAGAAAAACTTATAATTGGGTGATTGGTTGGAGTGAAACCCCTTATGGAATTTGGGCCTTATTTGCTTTAGCCTTTGCTGAATCTTCCTGTTTTCCTTTCCCCCCTGATGTTCTTTTAATTGCTTTATCTGTAGGACAACCCATTGCTGCCTTTCAATTCGCGTTAGTTTGTAGTCTGGGGTCTGTTTTAGGCGGTTTAGCTGGTTATGCCATTGGTTACTTTGCTTTTGCTACCATTGGCCAAACCATCCTCAATTTGTATGATCCCCATCAAGCCGTGTTTGAACAAATTAAAGGACTATATAATACTTGGGGGTTTTGGGGGGTTTTAATTGCTGCTATTACACCCATTCCTTATAAAGTTTTTACGATTGCTTCTGGGGTTTTTAAGTTTAATTTGTTTCAATTTATTCTAGCTTCTATTTTAGGCAGAAGTTTCCGCTTTTTCTTAGTGGGTGGTCTAATTTTTTGGGGCGGTGAATCTCTCAAAGATTGGATCGAAAAATACTTTGATTGGTTAGCTTGGGGCTTTTTAGCCGTTTTAGTATTAGGATTTGTTGTTTTAAAAGTGATTGGTCATGGCTAA
- the ahcY gene encoding adenosylhomocysteinase, whose protein sequence is MVATPIKPKYEIKDINLAPKGKQRIDWAGREMPVLRQIQERFAKEKPFAGIRIAACCHVTTETAHLAIALKAGGADAVLIASNPLSTQDDVAACLVADYGIPVYAIKGEDNATYSRHVQTALDHKPNIIIDDGSDVVATLIKERQHQISDLIGTTEETTTGIVRLLAMLKDGVLTFPAMNVNDADTKHFFDNRYGTGQSTLDGIIRATNVLLAGKVAVVAGYGWCGKGVAMRARGLGSNVIVTEIDPVRAIEAAMDGFRVMPMAEAATHGDLFITVTGNKHVIRPEHFEVMKDGAMVCNSGHFDIEIDLKSLGAKATDVKEVRNFTQKYTLPSGKSIVVLGEGRLINLAAAEGHPSAVMDMSFANQALACEYLVINKGKLAPGIYNIPKELDQDIASLKLKAMGISIDTLTPEQEEYINSWTVGT, encoded by the coding sequence ATGGTTGCAACTCCGATTAAACCAAAATACGAGATCAAAGATATTAACCTAGCCCCTAAAGGAAAACAACGTATTGACTGGGCAGGGCGTGAAATGCCAGTTTTGCGTCAAATTCAAGAACGTTTTGCCAAAGAAAAGCCCTTTGCTGGTATTCGGATCGCAGCTTGTTGCCATGTTACCACCGAAACCGCCCATCTAGCGATCGCCCTGAAAGCGGGTGGTGCAGATGCTGTTCTGATTGCCAGTAACCCCCTCTCTACTCAAGATGATGTGGCTGCTTGTTTAGTGGCTGATTATGGCATCCCTGTTTATGCCATTAAAGGGGAAGATAATGCTACTTATAGCCGTCACGTTCAAACGGCCCTCGATCACAAACCTAACATTATTATCGATGATGGTAGCGATGTCGTAGCTACCTTAATTAAAGAACGTCAGCATCAAATCAGTGACCTCATTGGCACCACCGAAGAAACCACCACAGGGATCGTTCGTCTTCTAGCCATGCTGAAAGATGGGGTTCTCACCTTCCCCGCGATGAATGTCAATGATGCTGATACGAAGCATTTCTTTGATAACCGTTATGGAACTGGCCAATCTACCCTAGATGGTATCATTCGCGCCACCAACGTTCTGTTAGCAGGTAAAGTGGCTGTTGTCGCTGGTTATGGTTGGTGTGGTAAAGGGGTGGCTATGCGGGCCCGTGGCCTCGGTTCTAACGTAATCGTCACGGAAATTGACCCTGTAAGAGCGATTGAAGCAGCGATGGATGGTTTCCGCGTCATGCCCATGGCTGAAGCTGCCACTCACGGGGATCTCTTTATCACTGTAACAGGCAATAAGCACGTCATTCGTCCCGAACATTTTGAGGTGATGAAAGATGGGGCCATGGTTTGTAATTCTGGTCACTTTGATATTGAAATTGACCTCAAATCTTTAGGGGCAAAAGCCACTGATGTGAAGGAAGTTCGCAACTTTACCCAAAAATATACTTTACCTAGTGGTAAGTCTATTGTTGTCTTGGGAGAAGGTCGGTTAATTAATTTAGCCGCAGCAGAAGGTCATCCTAGCGCAGTGATGGACATGAGTTTTGCTAACCAAGCCTTAGCTTGTGAATATTTAGTCATAAATAAAGGCAAGTTAGCCCCTGGAATTTATAATATTCCCAAAGAACTCGATCAAGATATTGCCAGCTTAAAACTTAAAGCAATGGGTATTAGCATTGATACCTTAACCCCCGAACAAGAAGAATATATCAACTCTTGGACAGTGGGAACCTAA
- a CDS encoding mannosyltransferase family protein, with protein sequence MRDFWPKIYQKEAGFILAMGLLSRGVIAIAMLGIAPLLTAPSGGIQAELGWDVFSAWDSDLYQQIAVNNYDGLGENPGANVAFFPLFPLLIRGGMLLGFSSNVVGTLINNAAFLATLFVLYDWVKKTNGLVAARWATAILAWCPLSIFGTVVYSEGLFLFFSTSALSAFERQHYRQTALWGILATATRITGLALMPALMITAWHKRLPLMAYVASFASGGGTLLFSLYCWLQFRDPLAFITVQHSQWQRKQGIDWEGWSKMLGEITIGSKNLAAGAINDPWHPLLFGLIIAIAYGLWRYRADRPQAYLDYSLGVLGLFLWLLIGDPLLNTLSVLGGIVLLWCLRHQLSFLVVIYGFCALGLLISSGGTISLNRLAYGIISLTIALGLLLSRSPRLGYVTLGFFGLLLISFSIRFAQHQWVAMI encoded by the coding sequence ATGCGGGATTTTTGGCCAAAAATTTACCAAAAGGAGGCTGGTTTTATTCTCGCCATGGGTTTACTCAGTCGAGGGGTAATTGCGATCGCCATGTTGGGGATTGCACCTTTGCTAACTGCGCCCTCTGGCGGCATACAAGCAGAATTAGGATGGGATGTTTTTTCAGCCTGGGACAGTGATTTGTATCAGCAAATTGCCGTTAATAATTATGATGGGTTAGGAGAAAATCCTGGAGCAAACGTAGCATTTTTCCCCCTGTTTCCCTTACTGATTCGGGGGGGAATGTTATTAGGATTTTCTTCAAACGTCGTGGGAACTTTAATTAACAATGCTGCATTTTTAGCAACGTTATTTGTTCTCTATGATTGGGTCAAAAAAACCAATGGCCTTGTCGCTGCACGTTGGGCAACAGCAATTTTAGCCTGGTGTCCCCTCTCAATTTTTGGCACAGTAGTTTATAGCGAAGGACTCTTTTTGTTCTTCAGTACCTCAGCTTTATCTGCCTTTGAACGTCAACATTACAGACAAACTGCCCTCTGGGGGATCTTAGCAACCGCTACCCGTATTACCGGACTAGCCTTAATGCCCGCTTTAATGATCACGGCTTGGCATAAACGCTTACCTCTGATGGCTTATGTTGCTAGTTTTGCCAGTGGGGGAGGAACCCTATTGTTTAGCCTTTACTGTTGGCTGCAGTTTCGTGATCCTCTAGCATTTATTACCGTACAACACAGCCAATGGCAACGAAAACAAGGCATTGACTGGGAAGGTTGGAGCAAGATGTTAGGAGAAATCACCATTGGTAGCAAAAATTTAGCAGCAGGTGCGATCAATGATCCTTGGCATCCCTTGTTATTTGGCTTAATTATAGCGATCGCTTACGGATTATGGCGTTATCGTGCTGATCGTCCCCAAGCCTACTTAGATTATAGTCTAGGGGTTTTAGGCTTATTCCTCTGGCTGTTAATCGGCGATCCCTTATTAAACACTCTTTCTGTTCTCGGTGGTATCGTTTTACTCTGGTGTTTACGTCATCAGTTGAGTTTCCTGGTGGTTATTTACGGTTTTTGTGCCTTGGGACTGCTGATTTCTTCTGGGGGGACAATTTCTTTAAATCGTTTAGCCTACGGCATTATTTCCTTAACCATTGCCCTAGGACTATTACTATCGCGATCACCTCGCTTGGGCTATGTTACTCTAGGATTTTTTGGCTTATTATTAATCAGTTTTTCCATTCGTTTTGCTCAACATCAATGGGTTGCTATGATTTGA